From one Anopheles cruzii chromosome 3, idAnoCruzAS_RS32_06, whole genome shotgun sequence genomic stretch:
- the LOC128274200 gene encoding tubulin glycylase 3B has translation MHLKIKFVTSDVWDDDPGVDLADITLELGEIDYGARLHERFEQAPAQLTKRFLNALPAASSAVLDAPPRSQYNDDRCLSPLSRPFPVPNPNLGVSTFPRMKAAFDEDDDSNRTPKHRFFRNYSFDFLKQKQLKAKIASAAEKKHIFSIVGHYPALRKALKTRHWLEKQTFRSALLRDLSHHALLQKASNGNEYEEALVSKFLKPYLPYFIWQHRNMRDCKQDRFYAPFRSRIHYERPYDFAVKENLIRLINAAHWHQEEGFAVLDYPRTYLLDTEDIITKFQEDYQLTIVSSFLYHMSKQLEFTFDDDGTLTTDVLRTAMAYLQYHMGCAQHEDIDHEEFCEPLLTPENRHDMERILAGELQFRSIPGYEVLSLVAQVKKLVHEATKVFPDMKIDGMRNMWILKPGNRCRGLGIMIFNDDRKLLEHVDTNPDVKYVAQKYIERPLLIHSTKFDVRQYFLITYTNNLLKVWMYKNCYLRFSTQQFNLDDFSESIHLTNYSIQKNYVKEVRDGGEALPTCNMWSLRRFQEHLQSLDKGFYWERKIYPDMKKNILAIVCASLDGMKMERNMFELYGADFMLTENFRTMLIEINTSPDLSSSTEVTAVICPAVLEDLVKVVIDNTKDKRAGTGQFEMIHSLEIPRVAPYGYGLTVDGRSLQSKHRSRSPLPPLAAACPGPTPAIPSSSLSAAVQSARSMQPPVAPGSTKQPYRITGTSSSSGSSRGSKTSLTNMHLERPRSTLK, from the exons AtgcatttaaaaattaaatttgttacCAGTGATGTATGGGACGATGATCCCGGTGTTGACCTAGCGGACATTACGCTAGAATTGGGCGAGATCGACTATGGCGCGCGGCTGCACGAGCGGTTCGAGCAAGCGCCAGCTCAGCTGACCAAACGGTTCCTCAACGCGCTGCCGGCCGCTTCGTCGGCCGTGCTCGATGCACCGCCCCGTTCGCAGTACAACGATGACCGGTGCCTGTCACCGCTGTCAcgaccgtttccggtgccgaaTCCTAACCTCGGCGTCAGTACGTTCCCGCGCATGAAGGCCGCgttcgacgaggacgacgactcgaatcgaacGCCAAAGCATCGGTTCTTCCGCAACTACAGCTTCGATTTTCTGAAACAGAAGCagctgaaagcgaaaattgcGTCGGCAGCCGAGAAGAAGCACATCTTTTCCATCGTCGGACACTATCCGGCGCTGCGGAAGGCGCTCAAAACACGCCACTGGCTCGAGAAGCAAACGTTTCGGAGTGCCCTGCTGCGCGATCTGTCGCACCACGCGCTGCTGCAGAAGGCGTCCAACGGGAACGAGTACGAGGAGGCGCTGGTGTCGAAGTTTCTCAAACCGTACCTGCCGTACTTTATCTGGCAGCACCGGAACATGCGCGACTGCAAGCAGGACAGGTTCTACGCCCCGTTCCGTAGCCGGATCCACTACGAGCGGCCGTACGACTTTGCCGTCAAGGAGAACCTGATACGGCTGATCAATGCGGCCCACTGGCACCAGGAGGAGGGATTCGCCGTGTTGGATTACCCGCGAACGTATCTGCTCGATACGGAGGACATCATCACGAAGTTCCAGGAAGACTACCAGCTGACGATCGTCAGTAGCTTTCTGTATCACATGTCGAAGCAGCTGGAGTTtacgttcgacgacgacgggacgcTGACGACCGATGTGCTGCGGACGGCCATGGCGTATCTGCAGTACCACATGGGTTGCGCCCAGCACGAGGACATCGACCACGAGGAGTTCTGTGAGCCACTGCTGACGCCCGAGAATCGGCACGACATGGAGCGGATACTGGCCGGGGAGCTGCAGTTCCGCAGCATACCGGGCTATGAGGTGCTGTCGCTTGTCGCCCAGGTCAAGAAGCTGGTGCACGAGGCGACGAAAGTGTTCCCGGATATGAAGATCGACGGTATGCGGAACATGTGGATCCTGAAGCCGGGCAATCGGTGTCGCGGCCTCGGCATTATGATCTTCAACGACGACCGCAAACTGCTCGAGCACGTCGATACGAATCCGGACGTCAAGTACGTCGCCCAGAAGTACATCG AGCGTCCGTTGCTTATCCACAGCACCAAGTTCGACGTGCGCCAGTACTTCCTCATCACCTACACGAACAACCTGCTCAAGGTGTGGATGTACAAGAACTGCTATCTGCGGTTCAGCACGCAGCAGTTCAATCTGGACGACTTCAGCGAGTCGATCCACCTGACCAACTACTCCATCCAAAAGAACTACGTCAAAGAGGTGCGGGACGGTGGGGAAGCGCTGCCAACGTGCAACATGTGGTCACTGCGCCGCTTCCAGGAGCACCTGCAGTCGCTCGACAAAGGCTTCTACTGGGAGCGTAAAATCTACCCCGACATGAAGAAGAACATCCTGGCGATCGTGTGCGCCAGCCTGGACGGCATGAAGATGGAGCGCAACATGTTCGAACTTTACGGGGCAGATTTCATGTTGACGGAGAACTTTCGCACGATGCTGATCGAAATCAACACCAGCCCGGACCTATCGTCGTCGACCGAAGTGACGGCGGTCATCTGTCCCGCGGTGCTCGAAGATCTCGTAAAGG TGGTCATCGACAATACGAAGGACAAACGGGCGGGAACGGGACAGTTCGAGATGATTCACTCGCTCGAAATACCACGGGTTGCACCGTACGGCTATGGGTTGACGGTGGACGGCCGTTCCCTGCAGTCGAAGCACCGATCGAGGAGCCCGCTGCCTCCACTGGCTGCTGCCTGCCCGGGGCCGACGCCGGCGATCCCTTCCAGTTCGCTGTCGGCGGCCGTGCAGAGTGCACGCAGTATGCAGCCGCCGGTCGCTCCGGGAAGCACCAAACAGCCCTACCGTATAACAGGAACGAGCAGCAGTTCCGGGTCCAGTCGAGGTAGCAAAACATCGCTCACCAATATGCACCTGGAGCGTCCTCGTTCGACGCTGAAGTAG